The following coding sequences lie in one Candidatus Neptunochlamydia sp. REUL1 genomic window:
- a CDS encoding ABC transporter ATP-binding protein, with the protein MKILLKAALRVRRHLSLFIVTLAALLGLTVASYVEMFSIGVISDTGADFFALFASKNDKGEYSDYVTQEDIQEKWKKIDREKTGHITKDDAQSFMIKKTGSNPLKRVMYQIKRHFHFEQNMKAFITLLLMVAIFKALFLFFSRYATQILSIRISRDLRQQYFEHLQHQQMSFFQKYNIGTLSSRVTGDANQIASSINSFLINYIQAPFTIIAALVGCFWMSWELSTVIFLGLPMIVLPVVFVTRKVKRITRQLQKNQEGFASVLIDFLAGIQTVKVFAMEPFSFKKYQEQNVQMARLESKTAKYDLLTRPILHTITTACLATVIIVGLHILDMRISELIVFAGLLHLFYEPVKKFAEENSNIQKGVVAAERMYEVLNLRPEISDHPDAIEMSHFSTALEFDKVWFKYGNKWILKDLSFSVKKGETVALVGSTGAGKSTIVQLLPRLYDIQKGEIRIDGKPIQRYTQNSLREHIAFVPQKPFLFYDTIAANISYGKSFSKEAIIKAAKKAHAHEFVKDLPNTYDTMLAETGKNFSGGQQQRLAIARALVKDAPILILDEATSSLDAVSEDKIKMAIKELHGEVTQILIAHRLSTIEYADRIIYLEHGQKVAEGSKEELLATCEPFKHLWETHFRSQRQPEPIAH; encoded by the coding sequence ATGAAAATACTCCTAAAAGCTGCATTGCGCGTTCGCCGGCATCTATCTCTTTTTATTGTTACGCTTGCCGCTCTTCTTGGCCTAACTGTCGCTAGCTATGTGGAGATGTTTAGTATCGGAGTGATTTCTGATACAGGAGCAGATTTCTTTGCGCTATTTGCCTCTAAAAATGACAAAGGTGAGTATAGCGATTATGTTACCCAGGAAGACATCCAAGAAAAATGGAAAAAAATTGATCGAGAAAAGACTGGGCATATCACTAAAGACGACGCTCAAAGCTTCATGATTAAGAAGACGGGGAGTAATCCTCTTAAGCGCGTGATGTACCAGATCAAGCGTCACTTTCATTTCGAACAGAATATGAAGGCCTTCATCACTCTTCTTCTGATGGTGGCGATTTTCAAAGCCCTCTTTCTTTTCTTCAGCCGTTATGCGACACAGATTTTATCCATCCGAATTAGTCGGGATTTAAGACAGCAATATTTCGAGCATCTACAACATCAGCAAATGAGCTTTTTCCAAAAATATAATATTGGAACCCTTTCCTCAAGAGTAACAGGGGATGCTAACCAAATAGCATCCTCGATTAATTCCTTTCTGATAAATTATATTCAAGCTCCCTTTACCATTATTGCAGCTCTTGTTGGGTGTTTCTGGATGTCGTGGGAGCTCTCTACGGTAATCTTTTTAGGGCTCCCCATGATCGTTCTTCCCGTAGTTTTTGTGACGCGAAAAGTAAAAAGAATTACGCGTCAGCTGCAGAAAAACCAAGAGGGGTTCGCTTCAGTTCTGATTGACTTTCTAGCAGGAATTCAAACTGTCAAAGTTTTTGCAATGGAACCCTTTTCATTTAAGAAGTACCAAGAGCAGAACGTTCAAATGGCCAGACTTGAGAGTAAAACTGCCAAATATGATCTTCTTACACGCCCCATTCTTCACACGATTACTACCGCATGCTTGGCGACCGTCATTATTGTGGGTTTGCATATTTTAGATATGAGGATTTCTGAGCTTATTGTTTTTGCAGGGCTTCTCCACCTTTTTTATGAGCCTGTGAAGAAGTTCGCTGAGGAAAATAGCAACATTCAAAAGGGAGTTGTTGCTGCTGAAAGAATGTACGAGGTTCTCAATCTAAGGCCTGAGATCAGTGATCATCCTGACGCAATCGAAATGAGTCATTTTTCCACAGCGCTAGAATTTGATAAGGTGTGGTTCAAATATGGCAATAAGTGGATCCTTAAAGACCTTAGTTTTTCTGTGAAGAAAGGAGAAACAGTAGCTCTTGTAGGGAGCACTGGAGCTGGGAAATCAACGATTGTTCAGCTACTACCTCGACTTTACGATATTCAAAAGGGAGAGATTCGGATAGACGGAAAGCCTATCCAGAGGTATACCCAGAACTCACTCCGAGAGCATATTGCTTTTGTTCCTCAAAAACCCTTTCTTTTCTACGACACGATCGCAGCCAATATTTCATATGGTAAATCCTTCTCAAAGGAAGCGATTATTAAAGCGGCTAAGAAGGCCCATGCTCATGAATTTGTCAAAGACCTTCCAAATACCTACGACACGATGCTTGCTGAAACAGGTAAGAACTTTTCTGGTGGACAACAACAACGTTTAGCAATTGCCCGCGCACTTGTTAAAGATGCTCCCATCCTGATTCTTGACGAGGCGACTTCCTCTCTTGATGCTGTAAGCGAAGATAAAATCAAGATGGCGATTAAAGAGCTTCACGGTGAGGTCACCCAAATCCTCATTGCTCACCGCCTTTCCACTATCGAGTATGCTGATCGGATTATTTACCTAGAGCATGGCCAAAAAGTTGCCGAGGGAAGTAAGGAGGAGCTTCTTGCCACCTGCGAGCCTTTCAAGCATCTTTGGGAAACGCACTTCCGCTCCCAAAGACAACCTGAACCTATCGCGCATTAA
- a CDS encoding acetyl-CoA carboxylase carboxyltransferase subunit alpha: MLGHEKQIHDHEKTIAQLKEQNKVNGIWTDEELIKLEKKLEKLKNQVYSQLSPWERVTICRHPDRPRSIDYIKNLCESFTEIFGDRLYRDDQAIVAGLGIIGGKKFVIIAQEKGCDTESRLYRNFGMPYPEGYRKALRVMKLAEKFNLPVLSLLDTPGAYPGLAAEERGQGSAIATNLLEMANLKTPVIVVLIGEGCSGGALGMGVGDVFGMLEHSYYSVISPEGCASILWRDAAKNEEAAETLKMQAEDLLEFGVIDEIIEEPQGGAHHDPKLVYNGVKKFITKEAKRLEKIPVDELLEKRYQKFRKLGAFTVESEAAE; the protein is encoded by the coding sequence ATGTTAGGCCATGAAAAGCAAATCCATGATCATGAAAAGACCATTGCTCAGTTAAAAGAGCAAAATAAGGTCAATGGGATTTGGACTGATGAGGAGCTTATTAAGCTTGAAAAAAAGCTTGAGAAACTTAAGAATCAGGTCTACTCACAACTTTCTCCTTGGGAGCGTGTAACGATTTGTCGCCATCCCGATCGTCCCCGTTCCATAGATTATATTAAGAACCTATGTGAGAGTTTCACCGAGATCTTTGGTGATCGTCTTTACCGTGATGACCAAGCGATTGTTGCAGGTTTAGGGATCATTGGTGGGAAAAAGTTTGTGATTATTGCTCAAGAAAAAGGGTGCGATACTGAAAGTCGTCTTTACCGCAACTTTGGGATGCCCTATCCTGAAGGATACCGGAAAGCCCTTCGAGTGATGAAACTTGCTGAAAAATTCAATCTACCTGTCCTTTCTCTTCTTGATACGCCCGGAGCGTACCCTGGACTTGCCGCTGAGGAAAGAGGGCAAGGGTCCGCTATTGCAACCAATCTTTTAGAGATGGCCAATCTTAAAACCCCCGTTATTGTTGTTCTTATTGGAGAAGGATGTTCTGGGGGGGCTTTAGGAATGGGCGTTGGCGACGTCTTTGGAATGCTTGAGCATTCCTACTATTCTGTAATTTCCCCTGAAGGGTGTGCTTCGATTCTTTGGCGGGATGCTGCCAAAAATGAAGAGGCGGCAGAAACCCTCAAAATGCAGGCTGAAGATCTTCTTGAGTTTGGAGTAATCGACGAGATTATTGAAGAACCGCAGGGAGGAGCCCATCATGATCCGAAGCTAGTCTATAACGGTGTAAAAAAATTCATTACGAAAGAGGCAAAGCGTCTCGAAAAAATCCCTGTTGATGAGCTTTTAGAAAAGAGATATCAAAAGTTTCGCAAATTAGGGGCTTTCACTGTCGAGTCCGAAGCTGCAGAGTGA
- a CDS encoding L,D-transpeptidase: MENVVSIPKAIFIGSLSLFAVIGGLALFKKKGETAPKELVANPAPVVEAVEVAPERLQQYLKPVQDEVAEEEMDQVWRLFTKGKQKLPLVETVRYKSRVSWLKGRPAWITDYAAHFSTSRHFIARSLNGKKDYYTQKISPGDQFNILKKDVNFYLVVDLSRCKLWFYALDGATNERHLLKTYKVGLGRFDEDSYSGLLTPKGKFSLGDKVAIYKTGMAGYFQDDEVEMVRIFGTRWIPFSEELSGEGDSPCGYGFHGAPWVFDVGTETYSEDISTIGSYESDGCIRLAQNDIEELYAIIITKPTVVEIVTDFHDAEVPGDLVEN; encoded by the coding sequence TTGGAGAATGTTGTGTCGATACCTAAAGCAATTTTTATTGGTTCCCTCTCACTTTTTGCTGTAATTGGTGGGCTCGCTCTTTTTAAAAAGAAAGGCGAAACAGCGCCTAAGGAATTAGTAGCAAATCCTGCGCCTGTTGTGGAAGCTGTCGAAGTGGCTCCTGAGCGATTGCAGCAATATCTGAAGCCTGTTCAAGATGAAGTGGCTGAGGAAGAGATGGACCAGGTTTGGCGCCTCTTTACAAAGGGAAAGCAAAAACTTCCACTTGTTGAGACTGTTCGTTATAAAAGCCGTGTCTCTTGGCTGAAGGGAAGGCCTGCGTGGATCACTGATTATGCAGCTCATTTTTCGACATCACGTCATTTTATTGCGCGGAGCTTGAACGGAAAGAAAGATTACTACACACAGAAGATTTCTCCGGGTGATCAGTTTAATATCTTAAAGAAAGATGTGAATTTTTATTTAGTTGTTGATCTCTCTCGTTGCAAATTGTGGTTTTATGCTCTGGATGGAGCAACAAACGAGCGTCATTTGCTAAAAACCTACAAAGTTGGACTTGGCCGTTTTGATGAAGATTCTTATTCTGGCTTGCTGACTCCGAAAGGAAAGTTCTCCTTGGGGGACAAGGTAGCGATTTATAAGACAGGAATGGCGGGCTACTTCCAAGATGATGAAGTGGAGATGGTGCGAATTTTTGGGACAAGGTGGATCCCTTTTTCGGAAGAGCTTAGCGGAGAAGGGGACAGCCCTTGTGGATATGGTTTCCATGGTGCTCCATGGGTGTTTGATGTGGGAACTGAAACATACAGTGAGGATATTTCGACAATTGGAAGTTATGAAAGTGATGGTTGTATCCGACTTGCACAAAACGACATTGAAGAATTGTATGCCATTATTATTACTAAACCAACCGTTGTGGAAATCGTGACCGATTTTCATGATGCGGAGGTCCCTGGAGATCTAGTAGAAAATTAA
- a CDS encoding HU family DNA-binding protein, giving the protein MATITKKKLISEISRRRGLHPNEVRLVVQSFLDCMTEYLSEGDRLEFRDFGVFEVVKRKQKIGRNPKNASVPIIIPERRAVKFTPGKKMKNLIETEEQQGAAL; this is encoded by the coding sequence ATGGCAACGATTACAAAAAAGAAGCTCATTAGTGAGATATCTCGCCGCCGAGGGCTTCATCCCAACGAAGTACGCCTTGTGGTGCAGTCGTTTTTAGACTGTATGACAGAGTATCTTTCTGAAGGAGACCGCTTGGAATTTCGTGATTTCGGCGTTTTTGAAGTTGTAAAAAGAAAACAAAAAATTGGAAGAAACCCCAAAAATGCTTCAGTACCTATTATCATCCCAGAAAGAAGGGCAGTGAAATTCACTCCTGGAAAGAAGATGAAAAACCTAATAGAAACTGAAGAGCAGCAAGGAGCTGCACTGTAG
- the tyrS gene encoding tyrosine--tRNA ligase: MENVIEFLERRGFVDNTTSEELKKLAEKPFKGYIGFDPTADSLHIGHLVGIVGLAWLEKFGHTPVALLGGATGKIGDPSGKNHERPLLTREVLEQNVLGIRRQLENCLKTPVVLNNDDWLGSFSLIDFLRDVGKHFRVGPMMGKESVRSRFESEEGISFTEFSYQLLQGYDFYHLFEKEGVSVQMGGSDQWGNITAGIEFTRKITGKANYGLTFPLLTRSDGAKFGKSEQGAIWLDPKKTSPYQFYQYLVRVADGDVVQLLRMLTFIDLEEIEAYDKSITSGSFTPNIAQKRLAEEVTRFVHGEEGLRVALKVTEAAAPGSKATLDPKVLEEIAKDMPNTSMAIRDIVDQNYVDVAAQAGLSASKGEIVRLIKNGGAYLNNEKVEDQALLIESKHIIGGKYILLGAGKKKKILIKIEKELA; the protein is encoded by the coding sequence ATGGAAAATGTGATCGAATTTCTGGAAAGGCGCGGTTTTGTTGACAATACCACGAGCGAAGAGCTGAAAAAACTCGCTGAAAAACCCTTTAAAGGGTACATCGGTTTTGATCCAACGGCAGATAGTCTTCATATTGGGCATCTTGTAGGGATTGTGGGACTCGCTTGGCTTGAAAAATTTGGTCATACACCTGTTGCTTTACTGGGTGGAGCTACTGGGAAAATTGGGGACCCTTCTGGGAAGAATCACGAACGCCCCCTTCTCACTAGGGAAGTTCTTGAGCAAAATGTTCTGGGGATTCGCAGACAGCTTGAAAACTGCTTGAAAACTCCTGTTGTTTTAAATAATGACGATTGGCTTGGATCCTTTAGCCTCATCGATTTTTTAAGAGATGTTGGGAAACATTTTCGAGTGGGACCAATGATGGGAAAGGAGAGTGTTCGGAGTAGATTTGAATCTGAAGAAGGAATTAGTTTTACTGAGTTTAGTTACCAATTGCTTCAGGGATACGACTTTTACCATTTGTTTGAGAAGGAAGGTGTTTCTGTTCAAATGGGAGGGAGTGATCAGTGGGGGAATATTACCGCAGGAATTGAGTTTACTCGAAAGATCACTGGAAAAGCGAACTACGGATTGACCTTCCCATTACTTACCCGAAGTGATGGAGCGAAATTTGGAAAGAGTGAGCAGGGAGCCATTTGGCTCGATCCAAAGAAAACATCTCCTTATCAATTTTATCAATATCTTGTTCGCGTTGCGGATGGCGACGTAGTACAACTCCTCCGTATGCTCACCTTTATTGATTTAGAGGAGATTGAAGCCTACGATAAATCGATTACATCGGGATCTTTTACTCCGAATATTGCGCAAAAACGGCTTGCTGAGGAAGTCACCCGTTTTGTTCACGGGGAAGAAGGGTTGCGAGTCGCTCTAAAAGTGACTGAGGCTGCAGCTCCAGGTTCTAAAGCAACTTTGGACCCGAAGGTGCTTGAAGAAATTGCGAAAGACATGCCAAATACTTCAATGGCGATACGTGATATTGTCGATCAAAATTATGTTGATGTCGCTGCGCAAGCAGGTCTTTCTGCCAGTAAAGGAGAAATCGTTCGATTAATCAAAAATGGTGGAGCCTATCTCAACAACGAAAAAGTCGAAGATCAAGCTCTTTTGATCGAATCTAAACATATCATTGGCGGCAAATATATTCTTTTGGGAGCCGGCAAAAAAAAGAAAATTTTAATCAAAATTGAAAAAGAACTTGCTTGA
- the rpiA gene encoding ribose 5-phosphate isomerase A: protein MKKAVGYAAADFVESGMLVGLGTGSTVFYFITRLIERVQDGLEVQVVSSSIRSESQAKDGGIPVADINTVTSIDLTVDGADEITSEKIMTKGGGGALLREKILANTSREMVVIVDESKVVKKLGKHPLPVEILPFATEAIIDKIRKLGHQGSLRERNNDGLYVTDNGNHIYDIRFESLRDDPEKDHEKLSRIPGVLETGFFFNLAGRVLVGKADGTVDHWS, encoded by the coding sequence ATGAAGAAAGCCGTAGGTTATGCCGCCGCCGATTTCGTAGAAAGTGGAATGCTTGTAGGCCTTGGAACGGGTTCAACAGTTTTTTACTTTATTACCCGATTAATCGAACGTGTTCAAGATGGTCTTGAGGTCCAAGTTGTTTCAAGCTCTATCCGTTCTGAATCTCAAGCTAAAGACGGAGGGATTCCCGTTGCCGATATCAACACCGTTACTTCGATTGATCTCACTGTCGATGGAGCTGATGAAATCACCTCAGAAAAGATTATGACCAAGGGAGGCGGTGGAGCTCTCCTTCGAGAGAAAATCCTGGCCAATACTAGCCGCGAAATGGTTGTGATCGTCGACGAATCTAAAGTTGTTAAAAAGTTGGGAAAACACCCCCTTCCAGTTGAGATTCTCCCCTTTGCCACCGAAGCAATTATCGACAAAATCCGAAAGCTCGGACACCAGGGATCTCTACGTGAGCGTAATAACGATGGTCTCTACGTTACTGATAACGGAAATCATATCTATGACATTCGTTTTGAATCACTTCGTGATGACCCTGAAAAAGATCACGAAAAACTTTCTCGGATCCCAGGTGTCTTAGAAACAGGGTTTTTCTTTAATCTAGCAGGCCGTGTCCTTGTTGGGAAAGCCGATGGGACGGTTGATCACTGGTCCTAA
- a CDS encoding bifunctional nuclease family protein, whose translation MDFELIPIQFNKIMQSQNYTVFILGTEEKQFAIYTSPHVGQNLQMHLSEQVKTRPYTYDLINSLFNGLDISLLQVVITDVQDTIYFARLFVEQETDEVRRILEIDARPSDCLTLALENDIPIYCTREVLEKTISIEE comes from the coding sequence ATGGATTTTGAGCTTATTCCTATACAGTTCAATAAGATCATGCAATCACAAAACTATACCGTTTTCATTTTAGGTACCGAAGAAAAGCAATTTGCGATTTACACATCCCCTCATGTAGGACAAAACCTACAAATGCATCTTTCTGAACAGGTTAAGACGCGACCATATACCTATGACCTCATTAACTCTCTCTTTAACGGTCTTGATATCAGCCTTCTCCAGGTGGTTATAACCGATGTGCAGGACACCATCTACTTTGCTCGTCTCTTTGTCGAGCAAGAAACTGACGAAGTACGAAGGATTCTAGAAATCGATGCCCGTCCGAGCGATTGCTTAACCCTTGCCCTCGAAAACGACATCCCCATCTACTGCACGAGAGAGGTCCTCGAAAAGACCATCTCCATTGAAGAGTAA
- a CDS encoding HPr family phosphocarrier protein, which produces MSLKKKLTLAENPLERVFVKPELKPHKVMSNDLKVDKPIVILNDKGLHTRPATELVKCAQNFKAQIFLIYQGLNVNAKSLLGVLMLAATRGARIEVEAEGSDAAEAVEALAVLARNRFNIRY; this is translated from the coding sequence ATGAGTTTGAAAAAGAAATTAACGCTTGCTGAAAACCCATTAGAGAGGGTATTTGTTAAGCCAGAGTTAAAACCCCATAAAGTTATGAGCAATGATTTGAAAGTAGACAAGCCGATAGTTATCCTCAACGATAAAGGGCTTCACACCAGACCCGCGACGGAACTTGTAAAGTGTGCGCAAAATTTCAAAGCGCAAATTTTCCTTATTTATCAAGGGCTAAATGTTAATGCCAAGTCTCTTCTTGGGGTTCTCATGCTTGCTGCCACTCGCGGAGCTAGAATCGAGGTTGAGGCAGAAGGCTCGGATGCTGCTGAAGCGGTAGAAGCCCTCGCAGTCCTTGCAAGAAACCGTTTTAATATTCGCTATTAG
- the pepF gene encoding oligoendopeptidase F has product MAKERREVSAEDTWDVDSLYPNLEEWEKDFTKLTKNKSDASRWPHLASYQGKIGEGAGKLSTLLTETNKIERCLYKLYTYAHLRHDEDVANDIHKNAYDKISLLYFDFQNETSWVQPEILQLPEETFNRYLEDKSLAEHRIQLEKLSALKPYTLTSDKEHLLSLASKALDTPSKAFGVLNNAELKFEPAKDEKGKEHELTHGRYSLYLQSKDRTLRKNAVLNLHRTFGEFENTISELINGQIQAHIFQAKARGYDSALHAALTPHQIDIEVYHNLVSTVRNNISPLHKYVSLRKKLLGYDQLHFYDLYTSLVPEYEKKYSYSEGTKLVLNAIKPLGPGYHEILERGFGPERWVDRYENARKKSGAYSSGCYDSVPYILMNFQGTLRDVFTLAHEAGHSVHSYHSNKEQPFQYSNYSIFVAEVASTFNEELLFRHLMGKAESHEEKCYLLNQKIDDIRATLFRQTQFAEFELTLHSLAEKGVPLNATTLKETYSKLNKDYYGKDLFLDPEIDVECLRIPHFYYNFYVYQYATGISAAYALVERLMKEGEKAQQDYLKFLSSGSSLYPVDLLEIAGVNMRENGPIEKLIKRFSSLVDEFEKEINAC; this is encoded by the coding sequence ATGGCTAAAGAACGCAGAGAAGTAAGTGCTGAAGATACATGGGATGTTGATTCACTATACCCTAATCTTGAGGAATGGGAAAAAGATTTTACCAAACTGACAAAAAATAAATCCGATGCTTCACGGTGGCCCCACCTTGCCTCATATCAAGGAAAAATTGGAGAAGGGGCAGGTAAACTTTCTACGCTTCTTACAGAAACAAACAAGATTGAAAGATGTCTCTATAAACTTTATACCTATGCCCATCTCCGTCATGATGAGGATGTTGCTAATGACATTCATAAAAATGCTTACGACAAAATCTCTCTTCTCTATTTCGATTTTCAAAACGAAACTTCTTGGGTTCAGCCAGAGATTCTTCAGCTTCCTGAAGAAACATTCAATCGGTATCTTGAGGACAAATCGCTTGCAGAGCATCGCATTCAACTTGAGAAACTCTCAGCTCTTAAACCTTACACACTCACTTCCGATAAGGAGCACCTGCTCTCTCTTGCGAGTAAGGCTCTCGATACACCATCTAAAGCCTTTGGGGTGCTTAATAATGCAGAACTGAAGTTTGAACCTGCAAAAGATGAAAAAGGAAAAGAGCATGAGCTCACTCATGGAAGATACTCTCTTTATCTCCAGTCAAAAGATCGCACCTTAAGGAAAAATGCAGTCCTTAATCTTCATAGAACATTTGGGGAATTTGAAAACACTATCTCTGAGCTTATCAATGGACAAATCCAGGCTCACATCTTTCAGGCCAAGGCTCGCGGATATGATTCTGCTCTTCATGCAGCCCTTACCCCTCATCAAATCGATATAGAGGTCTATCATAACCTTGTTTCAACAGTGAGAAATAACATTTCACCTCTTCATAAGTATGTCTCTCTAAGGAAAAAGCTTCTAGGTTACGATCAACTCCATTTTTATGATCTTTATACCTCTCTAGTTCCTGAGTACGAGAAGAAATATTCTTATTCTGAAGGAACAAAGCTTGTCCTTAATGCAATAAAGCCACTTGGTCCAGGTTACCATGAAATCTTAGAAAGAGGATTTGGTCCTGAGAGGTGGGTAGATCGTTATGAAAACGCACGTAAAAAATCGGGAGCATATTCGAGTGGATGTTATGATAGTGTTCCCTATATTCTGATGAATTTTCAAGGGACACTGCGGGATGTTTTTACCCTCGCTCATGAGGCAGGACATAGCGTCCATTCTTATCACAGCAATAAGGAACAACCCTTTCAGTACTCCAACTATTCTATTTTTGTGGCTGAGGTTGCCTCAACCTTTAATGAAGAGCTCTTATTTCGCCATCTAATGGGAAAGGCTGAGTCTCACGAAGAAAAGTGTTATCTGCTGAATCAAAAGATTGATGATATCCGTGCCACACTTTTCCGCCAGACACAGTTTGCTGAGTTTGAACTCACGCTTCATTCTTTAGCAGAGAAAGGAGTCCCTCTGAATGCAACGACCCTAAAAGAGACCTATAGTAAACTTAATAAAGATTATTATGGGAAAGACCTTTTCTTAGATCCTGAAATTGATGTTGAGTGCTTACGCATTCCTCATTTTTATTACAACTTCTACGTATATCAATATGCGACAGGAATTAGTGCTGCTTATGCCTTAGTAGAGCGGCTTATGAAAGAAGGAGAGAAGGCTCAACAAGATTACCTAAAGTTTCTATCCTCTGGATCTTCGCTCTATCCTGTAGATTTGCTAGAAATAGCTGGGGTCAATATGAGAGAAAACGGCCCTATTGAGAAGCTTATTAAGCGCTTTTCATCCCTTGTTGATGAGTTTGAAAAAGAAATTAACGCTTGCTGA
- a CDS encoding co-chaperone GroES, protein MTQQTQKKVSLRPLGDRLLVKRIEQEETLKGGIILPDSAKKKQEMAIVVAIGSGKTTDDGKNLPMPVKVGDKVLMDKYSGQEVTMDDEEYVVLRAGDIIATIE, encoded by the coding sequence ATGACTCAACAAACTCAAAAGAAAGTCTCTCTTAGGCCTCTTGGAGATCGTCTTCTCGTTAAAAGAATTGAACAAGAAGAAACTCTTAAAGGAGGCATTATTCTTCCTGATAGCGCAAAAAAGAAGCAGGAAATGGCCATTGTCGTCGCCATTGGTAGTGGAAAAACCACAGATGATGGTAAAAACCTTCCCATGCCTGTTAAGGTTGGAGACAAGGTTTTAATGGACAAGTATTCTGGACAAGAAGTGACCATGGATGATGAAGAATATGTTGTTCTTCGTGCTGGTGACATTATCGCAACGATTGAATAA